Proteins encoded within one genomic window of Siniperca chuatsi isolate FFG_IHB_CAS linkage group LG4, ASM2008510v1, whole genome shotgun sequence:
- the foxl1 gene encoding forkhead box protein L1, whose protein sequence is MTLYHGRLPSLGVPSSALSLSAPPLIYLYGGDRGGVVPAALSFVPARQEPPQKPPYSYIALIAMAIKSAPEQRATLSGIYQFIMDRFPFYHDNKQGWQNSIRHNLSLNDCFIKVPREKGRPGKGSFWTLDTKCLDMFENGNYRRRKRKAKSQQEALDPKAAGHKRTKGPGPSRAPQSSLRHQTGSGITEVPARQDAERMETQPDTKAVLVEFNHAEQPQYPPIQRLKVPPNQDTPVSNGRRLDAPQPEPCPTLRHAPLWMDGANFPGASLRRESEERRSAFSGRERERGPLCAVSCAGNTKLAALAQDRPKGNVLGRDKSKCFTIESILSKSEDEMRNSILGSSAETCAERQSPALSSSVVLGARPHQLYQMGFPFCSYLSLAYPDKVLHFK, encoded by the coding sequence ATGACTCTCTACCACGGCCGCCTGCCGTCGCTCGGAGTGCCATCCTCGGCCCTGAGCCTCTCCGCTCCCCCGCTGATCTACTTGTACGGAGGGGACAGGGGAGGGGTCGTGCCCGCTGCCTTGAGCTTCGTGCCGGCCCGCCAGGAGCCTCCGCAGAAGCCGCCCTACAGCTACATCGCACTCATCGCCATGGCCATCAAGAGCGCCCCGGAACAGCGCGCAACACTCAGCGGCATCTACCAGTTCATCATGGACCGGTTCCCCTTTTATCACGACAACAAGCAGGGCTGGCAGAACTCCATCCGCCACAACCTCTCCCTGAACGACTGCTTCATTAAGGTGCCCAGAGAGAAGGGCCGGCCCGGCAAAGGCAGCTTCTGGACGCTGGACACCAAGTGCCTAGATATGTTTGAGAACGGCAACTACCGTCGGAGAAAGAGGAAGGCGAAGAGCCAGCAGGAAGCTCTGGACCCCAAAGCCGCTGGACACAAGCGCACCAAGGGTCCGGGGCCATCCAGGGCCCCTCAATCCTCTTTGAGACATCAGACTGGCTCGGGGATAACAGAGGTACCAGCGAGGCAGGATGCGGAGAGGATGGAGACGCAACCAGACACAAAAGCTGTTCTTGTCGAATTTAACCACGCTGAACAGCCGCAATATCCCCCCATACAGAGACTTAAAGTGCCCCCCAACCAAGACACCCCCGTGTCCAACGGGAGGAGGCTTGACGCCCCCCAGCCAGAGCCATGTCCCACTCTGAGACACGCTCCGTTGTGGATGGACGGTGCGAATTTCCCAGGCGCGTCCCTCCGCCGGGAGTCAGAGGAGAGAAGGTCAGCGTTCAgcggaagagaaagagagagaggtccgCTCTGCGCCGTCAGCTGCGCAGGAAACACAAAGCTGGCTGCACTTGCACAGGACAGGCCGAAAGGAAATGTTCTGGGCAGggataaatcaaaatgttttaccatTGAGAGTATCTTATCGAAAAGTGAAGACGAAATGCGCAACAGCATCCTCGGTTCGTCAGCGGAGACATGTGCAGAGCGCCAAAGTCCCGCTCTCAGTTCGTCTGTGGTCCTCGGTGCTCGACCGCATCAGTTGTACCAGATGGGATTCCCCTTTTGCTCTTACCTGTCACTCGCCTACCCCGACAAAGTACTGCATTTTAAATGA